One stretch of Prunus persica cultivar Lovell chromosome G1, Prunus_persica_NCBIv2, whole genome shotgun sequence DNA includes these proteins:
- the LOC18792843 gene encoding F-box protein At3g07870, with the protein MATQRFLQLPLGITMDILSRLSVKTLFNCRCVCKAWLSIISDPQFTHLHASRSPFGILIEIFLPPPLTKPMELYFTHLQAEACAAPGSDLQLEEITFSPRNTLPPVDDAMPEFRLINSCNGLLCFGANEGFPLYVCNPVLGEYITIPPANRNDKWLIVGLGFSVRTNVYKVFQLNNPDTEAEIYTIGAGGAWRSIGPPPPGDFNNLSFNNFLHGAVHWIPYGGRSISSKVIQSFDFEREQFRPLSLPSLLAKNQFPYSLTLEVIGGCLHLCVLEDDASKLDMWVMKEYGVQESWTKILAFENLFGLWTERICDRYNPIMFLSTGEILMFYNFERVVCYNQEEKSFRKIKIPSTKKWSFQPIAYSPSFLSLYDIAKAEDVKRVGSSKRYNKLPV; encoded by the exons ATGGCAACCCAACGGTTCCTGCAACTTCCACTGGGTATAACCATGGACATCCTCTCAAGGCTCTCTGTCAAGACCCTTTTCAACTGCAGGTGCGTGTGCAAAGCGTGGCTTTCTATAATCTCTGACCCTCAGTTTACTCATCTCCACGCTTCAAGATCACCCTTTGGCATCTTGATCGAGATCTTCCTTCCTCCCCCTCTAACAAAACCAATGGAACTTTATTTTACCCATCTACAAGCAGAAGCATGTGCTGCTCCTGGTTCAGATTTGCAGCTCGAGGAAATAACGTTTTCTCCCAGAAATACCCTACCTCCCGTTGACGACGCCATGCCCGAATTTCGCTTGATAAACTCATGTAATGGTCTGCTTTGTTTTGGAGCTAATGAAGGCTTTCCCCTGTATGTGTGCAACCCTGTTTTGGGCGAGTACATCACCATTCCACCTGCTAATAGAAACGACAAGTGGCTTATTGTGGGACTTGGTTTTAGCGTCAGGACCAATGTGTACAAGGTGTTTCAGTTGAACAACCCGGACACTGAGGCTGAGATTTACACCATTGGCGCAGGAGGGGCATGGAGAAGCATTGGACCTCCTCCTCCTGGGGATTTTAATAACTTATCGTTCAATAATTTTCTTCATGGAGCTGTTCATTGGATTCCCTATGGTGGTAGAAGTATAAGTTCCAAGGTTATACAATCTTTCGACTTTGAAAGAGAACAATTCCGGCCATTATCACTACCTAGTTTGCTAGCAAAGAATCAATTTCCGTATAGTTTGACATTGGAAGTGATAGGAGGTTGTCTCCATCTATGTGTGCTTGAGGATGATGCTAGCAAACTGGACATGTGGGTTATGAAGGAGTATGGTGTGCAAGAGTCTTGGACTAAAATTCTTGCTTTTGAAAACCTGTTTGGCCTTTGGACGGAACGAATCTGTGATAGGTATAATCCAATTATGTTTTTGAGCACTGGGGAAATCCTGATGTTCTACAACTTTGAGCGTGTAGTTTGTTATaatcaagaagaaaagagcttcagaaaaataaagattccTTCGACTAAGAAGTGGTCATTTCAGCCAATTGCTTACAGTCCATCCTTTCTTTCGCTCTATGATATTGCAAAGGCAGAGGACGTGAAGAG GGTTGGCAGCAGTAAGAGATATAACAAGCTGCCTGTTTGA
- the LOC18790826 gene encoding F-box protein At3g07870, whose product MMPREKKGKNPMTSKKRVAQTPPISSKQQEQWQPNGPCKILQLQRALVMDILSRLTINTLFNCRCVCKAWLSLISDPQFAHLCISRSPIGILIKTFPPKSITRRLDFAQIEESADSRWRLEKMRFTPKTSLPISEFNLMNSCNGLICLSGPERGGLLYVCNPVLGEFITIERSGKGRPSFNCVGLGFSVGTGEYKVLQSFLQSSEPVTSYNYEAEIYTIGTGFWRSIGKASGSLGPQLPFNAYLHGALHWISCFRDVPELINSFNFETEQFQALPPPSYFGPLQKQFSDCLKLGVWEGCLVLCVFGDDSSKFVMWVMKDYGVQESWAKTFVIENLYPRELSCDLYEPMLFLSNGEIVMSYNDWVVVCYNQKRMSFRETRITRTRSEFHAIGYSPCFVSLYDISKAEEVKRVQGSKNCDKLSAEGSFDYAGSGMPHHKSTKLNSGYAWPAFEGGLPNSMNSSATPDFTAMGFPCARCGENLGYVFRGKGFLLCQRCSNAGSS is encoded by the exons atGATGCcgagagaaaagaaagggaaaaaccCTATGACCTCAAAGAAGAGAGTAGCGCAAACACCACCAATCAGCAGCAAACAGCAAGAACAATGGCAACCCAATGGTCCTTGCAAAATTCTACAACTTCAGCGGGCTTTGGTCATGGACATTCTCTCAAGGCTCACCATCAACACCCTCTTCAACTGCAGGTGCGTTTGCAAAGCCTGGCTTTCTCTAATCTCTGACCCTCAATTTGCCCATCTCTGCATTTCAAGATCACCCATTGGCATATTGATCAAGACCTTTCCCCCTAAAAGCATAACTAGGAGACTTGACTTTGCCCAGATAGAGGAATCTGCTGATTCTCGCTGGCGGCTCGAGAAAATGAGGTTTACCCCAAAAACTAGCCTACCCATTTCTGAATTTAATCTAATGAACTCGTGCAAtggtttaatttgtttgtctGGACCCGAAAGAGGTGGCCTTTTGTATGTGTGCAATCCAGTTTTGGGTGAGTTCATCACCATTGAACGCTCTGGTAAGGGTAGGCCATCTTTCAATTGTGTTGGACTTGGTTTTAGCGTCGGAACCGGTGAGTATAAGGTGTTGCAATCTTTTCTTCAGTCGAGTGAACCGGTCACAAGTTACAACTATGAGGCAGAGATATACACCATTGGTACAGGATTTTGGAGAAGCATTGGAAAGGCTTCTGGGAGCCTTGGTCCTCAGTTACCCTTCAATGCTTATCTTCATGGAGCTCTTCATTGGATTTCCTGTTTTAGGGATGTTCCTGAGCTTATAAATTCTTTCAACTTTGAAACAGAACAATTTCAGGCACTGCCCCCACCTAGCTACTTTGGACCACTACAGAAGCAATTTTCAGACTGTTTGAAGTTGGGAGTGTGGGAAGGTTGCCtcgttttgtgtgtgtttgggGATGATTCTAGCAAATTTGTCATGTGGGTTATGAAGGATTATGGTGTCCAAGAGTCTTGGGCTAAAACTTTTGTTATTGAAAACTTGTATCCAAGAGAACTTAGCTGTGATTTGTATGAACCGATGCTGTTTTTGAGCAATGGGGAAATCGTAATGTCCTACAATGATTGGGTTGTTGTTTGCTATAATCAGAAAAGGATGAGTTTCAGGGAAACTAGAATTACTCGGACTCGATCTGAGTTTCATGCAATTGGTTACAGCCCATGCTTTGTTTCACTCTATGATATTTCAAAGGCAGAGGAGGTGAAAAG GGTGCAAGGCTCTAAGAATTGTGACAAGTTGTCTGCTGAAGGGAGTTTTGATTATGCTGGCTCTGGGATGCCACACCACAAGTCCACAAAACTTAACTCAGGCTATGCCTGGCCTGCCTTTGAAGGAGGTCTTCCTAACTCCATGAATTCCTCTGCGACG CCGGATTTTACCGCAATGGGATTCCCATGTGCTCGATGCGGTGAGAACTTGGGCTATGTTTTCAGGGGTAAGGGGTTCCTATTGTGTCAACGATGCTCCAACGCAGGTTCCTCCTGA